The following are from one region of the Syngnathus typhle isolate RoL2023-S1 ecotype Sweden linkage group LG22, RoL_Styp_1.0, whole genome shotgun sequence genome:
- the wdr26b gene encoding WD repeat-containing protein 26 codes for MQANGAGRESAELSCLGAAQNSESSSSSSAAAAAAGGDGGGAHSNGLLRLLLSPADNGNGVGTSNGSSSSTATACGTSAAASSGSEVGSLKKKKRLSQAEEDVIRLIGQHLHGLGLNQTVDLLMQESGCRLEHSSASKFRNRVMEGEWDKAENDLNELRALMHSPNAIVRMKFLLLQQKYLEYLEDGKVLEALQVLRGELTPLKYNTDRIHVLSGYLMCSHAEDLRAKAEWEGKGAASRCRLLDKLQTYLPPSVMLPPRRLQNLLRQAVELQRDRCLYHNTKPDDSLDSVSLLADHVCSRKQFPCYTQQILTEHCNEVWFCKFSNDGTKLATGSKDTTVIIWQVDPESHQLKLLRTLEGHAYGVSYLAWSPDDTYLIACGPDDCSELWLWNVQTGELRTKMSQSHEDSLTSVAWNPDGKRFVTGGQRGQFYQCDLDGNLLDSWEGVRVQCLWCLSDGRTVLASDTHQRIRGYNFEDLADRNIVQEDHPIMSFTVSKNGRLAVLNVATQGVHLWDLQDRVLVRKYQGVTQGFYTIHSCFGGHNEDFIASGSEDHKVYIWHRRGELPIAELTGHTRTVNCVSWNPTVPGLMASASDDGTVRVWGPAPFLDSQEADTLNENGSTMDS; via the exons ATGCAGGCGAACGGAGCGGGGCGAGAATCGGCCGAGCTTTCCTGCCTGGGCGCCGCACAGAACAGcgagtcgtcgtcgtcgtcgtcggcggcggcagcggcggctggCGGTGATGGTGGTGGGGCGCACTCCAACGGCTTGCTTCGGCTGCTTCTCTCCCCCGCGGACAACGGCAACGGCGTGGGCACCAGCAACGGCTCCTCGTCGTCCACCGCCACCGCTTGCGGGACCTCTGCCGCGGCCTCCTCTGGCTCGGAGGTGGGCtcgttgaagaagaagaagcggttGTCGCAAGCGGAGGAAGATGTCATCCGGCTTATAGGGCAACATCTCCACGGACTGGGGCTCAA TCAGACGGTGGACCTGCTGATGCAGGAATCGGGCTGCAGGCTGGAGCACTCGTCGGCCAGCAAGTTCCGCAACCGTGTTATGGAAGGCGAGTGGGACAAG GCTGAGAATGATCTCAATGAACTGAGAGCACTGATGCATTCGCCCAACGCCATTGTG cgtATGAAGTTCTTGCTGCTGCAGCAGAAATATTTGGAGTACCTGGAAGATGGTAAAGTCCTGGAGGCTCTGCAGGTGCTCCGCGGGGAGCTGACGCCGCTCAAGTACAACACGGACCGCATCCACGTGCTAAGCGG GTATCTCATGTGCAGCCACGCCGAGGATCTAAGGGCCAAGGCGGAGTGGGAGGGCAAAGGCGCGGCCTCCCGCTGCCGACTGCTGGACAAGTTACAAA CGTACCTGCCGCCGTCGGTGATGCTGCCCCCGCGCCGGCTGCAGAACCTCCTGCGGCAGGCGGTGGAGCTGCAGAGGGACCGCTGTCTCTACCACAACACCAAGCCGGACGACAGTCTGGACTCGGTGTCGCTGCTCGCCGATCACGTCTGCAGCAG GAAGCAGTTCCCATGTTACACGCAGCAGATTCTGACTGAGCACTGTAACGAAGTTTGGTTCTGCAAGTTCTCAAACGACGGCACCAAGCTGGCCACCGGCTCCAAAGACACCACCGTCATCATTTGGCAGGTGGACCCG GAGAGCCACCAGCTGAAGCTGCTGCGGACTCTGGAGGGTCACGCCTACGGGGTCTCCTACCTGGCCTGGAGCCCCGACGACACCTACCTGATTGCCTGCGGACCGGACGACTGCTCCGAGCTGTGGCTCTGGAATGTTCAG ACGGGAGAGCTGCGCACCAAGATGTCGCAGTCCCACGAGGACAGTTTGACCAGCGTGGCCTGGAACCCGGACGGCAAACGCTTCGTCACGGGAGGCCAGAGGGGGCAGTTCTACCAATGC GATCTGGACGGCAACCTGCTGGACTCGTGGGAGGGTGTGAGAGTGCAGTGCTTATGGTGCCTGAGCGACGGCAGGACGGTGCTGGCCTCGGACACCCACCAACGTATCCGGGGCTACAACTTTGAGGACCTCGCCGACAGAAACAT AGTCCAGGAGGACCATCCTATCATGTCTTTTACTGTTTCCAAGAACGGAAGATTAGCTGTGTTAAATGTAGCAACTCAG GGAGTGCACTTGTGGGACCTACAGGACCGAGTGCTGGTCAGAAAATACCAAGGCGTCACGCAGGGCTTCTACACCATCCACTCCTGCTTCGGAGGACACAATGAAGACTTTATTGCTAGCGGCAGCGAAG ACCACAAAGTGTACATTTGGCACCGGCGGGGCGAGCTTCCCATCGCCGAGTTGACGGGCCACACGCGCACCGTCAACTGCGTCAGCTGGAACCCGACCGTGCCGGGGCTCATGGCGTCCGCCTCGGACGACGGCACGGTGCGCGTCTGGGGGCCGGCGCCTTTTCTCGACTCGCAAGAGGCGGACACGCTCAACG AGAACGGCAGTACCATGGACAGTTGA